Below is a window of Streptomyces spongiicola DNA.
CCCGGTCCGTGACCACCCTGCTCAGCCAGCTCCCCGACGCGGAGCCGGCGGGGCCGGTCGGTGACTCGACAGCGCTGATCGACACCCTGGCACGGCTGGCCGCGGAGTCCGTGGACGAACTCCCCGAGGTCGTCGTCGTACACGAGCGGATCGGTCCGGTGCCCGTCCTCGAACTGATCCGGGAGGTGGCGCTCCGCTTCCCCGCGGTGGGGGTGGTCCTGGTCACCGCGGACGTGAGCCCCGGCCTGTACTCGGCCGCGATGGACTCCGGGGCCCGCGGGCTGGTCGGTCTGCCCCTGTCCTACGAGGAGCTGGCCCAGCGGGTGCAGGCCGCGGCAGCGTGGTCGGCCGGCGTCCGGCGCCATCTGGGCACCGGCGGGGACGTGTTCACCGGCCCCGGCGGCACGGTCGTCACGGTCAGCGGAGCCAAGGGCGGTGTCGGCGCCACGGTCACCGCCGTCCAGCTCGCGCTCGCCGCCAGAGCGGGCGGGATGACCGTTGCCCTCGCCGACCTCGACCTGCAGTCGGGCGACGTGGCCTCCTACCTCGACGTCCAGTTCCGGCGCTCCATCGTCGACCTGGCCGCCATCCAGGACATCTCTCCGCGCGTCCTCCAGGACGCGGTCTACGCCCACGAGACCGGGGTCGGTCTGCTGCTCGCCCCCGGCGAGGGCGAACGGAGCGAGGAGATCACCGACCGCTCCGTGCGCCAGATCGTCAGCGCCCTGCGCAACCGCTACGAGGTCGTGGTCGTCGACTGCGGCAGCTGGATGAACGGCGCCAACGCGGCGGCGATCGAGATGGCCGACACGACACTGCTCGTCACCACACCGGACGTGGTCGCCGTACGCGCGGCCAAGCGGATGGTGAAGCTCTGGGACCGGCTCCAGATCCGCAAGGCGGAGGAGACCGTCACCGTACTCAACCGGTACACGCGCAACACGGAGATACAGCCTCCGCTCGTCGAGCGGATCACCGCCACCCGCGTCTCCCGGACCGTGATCCCCGCCAACTTCAGGGAACTCCAGGCGCTCGTCGACGCGGGCCGGATGCAGGACCTGGAGGCCAGGTCCACGGTCAAGCAGGCTCTGTGGGGACTGGCGGGAGAGCTCGGACTCGTGAAGCAGAGCGAAGCACCGCGAAAGCAGGGCAGGCTGAAGAGCGACCGGGGTGCCCCGGGCATCAGGAAAAGGTCCTGAGGAGCCGGAGACCGAGGGGGCGAGCTGAAGCGATGCATGTTGCGGCAGGTATCGACCGGAGGGCTACCGGCCGGCCCCGGGTCGGCGTGCGGGCCGTCCGGGGCCGGATGACGGGCCGGTGGATGGCCGGCCGACGGGTCGCCGGCCGGTGGATGGCCGGGGGACGGCGCACGGTGGGCGGGGCGGCCGTCCGCAGCCGGGGCGTGCCGAGCCGGAACGTCCTGAGGGGGACGGTCCTGAGCCGGACCTCGGTGAGGGACGACCGCGGGCAGACCGCGGTGGAGTTCACCGGCATGGTGCCGATCATCCTGGCGACGCTGGTCCTGCTCTGGCAGGCGGCCCTCGTCGGGTACGCGTTCGCGCTCGCGGGAAACTCGGCGGACGAGGGCGCACGGGCGGGTGCGGCGGCCGGACCGGGGGGCGGGGCCCAGGCGTGCGAGACGGCGGCACGGAAGAACCTGCCGGACTCCTGGGAGGCCGAAGTCGCCTGCTCGGTCGGCGGCGACCTGTACGACGCGGAGGTCGGCGTGGTCGTCCCGGTCCTGTATCCGGGCTTGATCGACTTCTCGTTCACCGCGCCCGGGCGGGCCTCCGCCGTGTGGGAGGACTGAACCATGCGGAAGTGCATGTTCCGGCGGAGGGGTGCCGACCGGCACGAGCGTGTCGGACCGGCCGCCCGCGGGCGTCGCGACCCCGTCCGCGGGCGTCGCGACCGGGGTCAGACCGCGATCGAGTACCTCGGCTGGATCCCGGTCCTGCTGCTCGTCGCACTCGCCGCGATCCAGCTCGGCATCGCCGTGTACGCGGTGCAGCAGGCCGGGACGGCGGCACGGGCGGCGGCGCGTACGTACTCGATGCAGAACGGCGACGCGGTGGGAGCCGGAAAGGCGGCGATGAGCGGCTGGCTGGCCGACGGCACCGAGATCTCGTCGGGCGGCGCCGGTTTCGAGGAGATCACCATGACCGCTCGTGTCTCGATCCCGTCCGTCGTCCCGGGCATCCAGGACTTCGGCCGGGCCACCCGCTCCGCGACCATGCCCGTCACCGACCGCTGACCCCCGACTGCTGACCCCCGACCGCTGACCCCCGACTGCTGACCCCCGACCGCTGACCCCCGGTTGCCGAATGCCGACCGCGGAATCCCGAATCCCGAATCCCGACTGCCGACCCTCGACCGCCGACCCCCGGCCGCTGATTCCGGCCGCCGCCGTCCGGACCCGCCGGGTCCGGTCAACCTCGTGAAGGAGCCGAGCACATGAGCCTCCGGGCGCGTATGAGCAATCCCGACCCGAGCCCCGGCCACGGTTCGGACGCCCGGCTCGTCGGGACATACCGCGCCAAGCTCCTGGAGGAGATCGACCTCGCGGAGATGTCCACGCTGCAGGCCGCCGAGCGGCGTGCGCGGCTGGAGCGGGTGCTCGGCCACATCATCAGCCGTGAGGGGCCGGTGCTCTCGTCGGTCGAGCGTTCGCAGCTCATCCGCCGGGTCGTCGACGAGGCCCTGGGCCTCGGCATTCTGGAGCCGCTGCTCGAGGACGCCTCCATCAGCGAGATCATGGTGAACGGCCCCGAGCAGGTCTTCGTCGAGCGCCGCGGCCGACTGGAACTGCTGCCCATGCGGTTCAGCTCGAACGAGCAGCTCATGCAGACCATCGAGCGCATCGTCTCGACCGTGAACCGCCGCGTCGACGAGGCGAACCCGATGGTGGACGCCCGGCTGCCCAGCGGCGAACGAGTCAACGTGATCATCCCGCCGCTCTCGCTCAGCGGCCCGATCCTCACCATCCGGCGCTTTCCGCACGCCTTCTCGCTCCACGAGATGATCGAACTCGGTTCCCTCGACGAGCAGATGACGATGCTGCTCTCCGGCCTCGTCCGGGCGAGGTTCAACGTGATCGTCTCCGGGGCCACCGGTACCGGCAAGACCACCCTGCTCAACGCCCTCTCGGGGCTCGTCCCCGACGGGGAGCGGATCGTCACCATCGAGGACTCCGCGGAACTCCAGCTCCAGCAGAACCATGTGATCACCCTGGAGAGCCGACCCGCGAACGTCGAGGGCAAGGGCCGGATCACCATTCGGGACCTGGTTCGCAACTCGCTCCGCATGCGCCCCGACCGCATCATCGTCGGTGAGGTCCGAGGCGGCGAGACCCTCGACATGCTCCAGGCGATGTCGACCGGTCACGACGGCTCCCTCGCCACCGTCCACGCCAACAGCGCCGAAGACGCGTTGATGCGCCTGCAGACCCTGGCCTCCATGTCCGAGGTCGAGATCCCGTTCGTGGCGATCAGGGACCAGATCAACAGCGCCGTCGACGTGATCGTCCAGCTCACCCGGCACGCCGACGGATCCCGCCGGATCACCGAGATCGCCATCCTGGACTCGCACGGCCGGGAGGAGTACCGCATCGTCACGGTGTGCCGGTTCAACGCCCGGCCGATGTCCGCCGACGGGCTGGTCCACGGCGCCTTCGAGTACCTGCCGCTGCCGCGCCGGGTCGCCGAGCGGCTGTACCTGAAGAACGAGCCCATCCCGCCCGCCTTCGGCGTCGCCGACTCGGAGGACCAGCTCATGCTCCGCAGGGCGGTGGCATGAGCCCGATGCGCCAGCAGACGGCCCTCCTGGTCCCGCCGCGTCCCACAGGCCCCGAAGTCCGCCCGGCGCGCGCCTCGACGGCCGGCCGCCGCGAGGACACACGTACCGTCCCCGACCGCTACGGAAGGTTCAGCCCGTGGCCGATCTCCCCCTCCTGACCATCGGTGTCGCCCTGCTCGCGTGCCTGCTCGGCGTCATCGGCGTGCACGTCTACGCCTCGGGCAAAGCCCAGCGGCAGGCGCTCCTCGACCGGATGTCCCAGACCGGACAGCTCGCCCCGCCCGCGGGCCGGCGGCGCCGCTTCCGAGGCGTCGACCGGCGGCTGCGCGGCACCGCCCTCGGCAGACGGATCGAGCGCAAGATCGCCATGACCGGCCTGCCCCTCACCCCGGGCGAGTACGTCGTGTACGTGATCGGCGCCCTGCTCGCCGTCTACTTCAGCGTCGGGGCCGTCTTCGCGCCGTTCTTCGGCGTCCTGGCCGCCGTGATCGGCCTCTGGGGTGCCGACGCCTATCTCGACTGGCAGCGGGCCAAGCGGACCGAGGCGTTCATCAACCAGCTCCCCGAACTCACCCGCGTCCTCGCCAACGCCACCCAGGCCGGACTCGCCATGCGCACCGCGCTCGCCATGGCCGCGGAGGAACTGGACGACCCGGCCGGGGAGGAACTCATGCGCGTCGCCGACCAGCTCACCCTGGGCCACAGCCTCGACGACGCGCTGGGCGCGCTGGCCGAACGCCTGCCCTCCCGCGAACTGGTCGTCCTCGTCACGACGGTCGTCCTCTCCAACCGGGCGGGCGGCCAGGTCGTCAGCTCACTGCGCAACCTGACCGAGACGCTCGAGGAGCGCAAGGAGACCCGGAGGGAGGTCACGACCCTGCTCTCGCAGGTGAAGGTGACCGCGCTAGCCGTTCCGCTCCTCGGACTCAGCTTCCTGCTGCTGATCAACGGAATGCGCCCGGGCGCCCTGGACAGTATGACCGCCTCGGTCGCCGGCCAGTTCGCGGTCGTCGTCGCCTTCGGCATGTACGCCGTCGGTTTCTTCCTCATCCGCCGGATGTCCCGGATCCGGGTGTGAGAACGCACCAGGGGACGGAGACCAAGGGCACCGCGGACCGGGTTGAGAGGGATCGGGACCGGGGCCGGACGGACCGGATTCAGATGGACCGGGATCGGGATCGGGACCGGGGCCGGACGGACCGGATTCAGATGGACCGGGATCGGGATCGGGATCGGGACCGGGGCCGGACGGACCGGATTCAGATGGACCGGGATCGGGAGATCAGGGAAACAGGGGACATCTCATGGGACTTCTGCTGGCAGCCGTCTTCGGC
It encodes the following:
- a CDS encoding AAA family ATPase, which produces MTTRILPAAGDADAARSVTTLLSQLPDAEPAGPVGDSTALIDTLARLAAESVDELPEVVVVHERIGPVPVLELIREVALRFPAVGVVLVTADVSPGLYSAAMDSGARGLVGLPLSYEELAQRVQAAAAWSAGVRRHLGTGGDVFTGPGGTVVTVSGAKGGVGATVTAVQLALAARAGGMTVALADLDLQSGDVASYLDVQFRRSIVDLAAIQDISPRVLQDAVYAHETGVGLLLAPGEGERSEEITDRSVRQIVSALRNRYEVVVVDCGSWMNGANAAAIEMADTTLLVTTPDVVAVRAAKRMVKLWDRLQIRKAEETVTVLNRYTRNTEIQPPLVERITATRVSRTVIPANFRELQALVDAGRMQDLEARSTVKQALWGLAGELGLVKQSEAPRKQGRLKSDRGAPGIRKRS
- a CDS encoding TadE/TadG family type IV pilus assembly protein gives rise to the protein MRDDRGQTAVEFTGMVPIILATLVLLWQAALVGYAFALAGNSADEGARAGAAAGPGGGAQACETAARKNLPDSWEAEVACSVGGDLYDAEVGVVVPVLYPGLIDFSFTAPGRASAVWED
- a CDS encoding TadE family protein, with the translated sequence MRKCMFRRRGADRHERVGPAARGRRDPVRGRRDRGQTAIEYLGWIPVLLLVALAAIQLGIAVYAVQQAGTAARAAARTYSMQNGDAVGAGKAAMSGWLADGTEISSGGAGFEEITMTARVSIPSVVPGIQDFGRATRSATMPVTDR
- a CDS encoding CpaF family protein produces the protein MSLRARMSNPDPSPGHGSDARLVGTYRAKLLEEIDLAEMSTLQAAERRARLERVLGHIISREGPVLSSVERSQLIRRVVDEALGLGILEPLLEDASISEIMVNGPEQVFVERRGRLELLPMRFSSNEQLMQTIERIVSTVNRRVDEANPMVDARLPSGERVNVIIPPLSLSGPILTIRRFPHAFSLHEMIELGSLDEQMTMLLSGLVRARFNVIVSGATGTGKTTLLNALSGLVPDGERIVTIEDSAELQLQQNHVITLESRPANVEGKGRITIRDLVRNSLRMRPDRIIVGEVRGGETLDMLQAMSTGHDGSLATVHANSAEDALMRLQTLASMSEVEIPFVAIRDQINSAVDVIVQLTRHADGSRRITEIAILDSHGREEYRIVTVCRFNARPMSADGLVHGAFEYLPLPRRVAERLYLKNEPIPPAFGVADSEDQLMLRRAVA
- a CDS encoding type II secretion system F family protein, which encodes MADLPLLTIGVALLACLLGVIGVHVYASGKAQRQALLDRMSQTGQLAPPAGRRRRFRGVDRRLRGTALGRRIERKIAMTGLPLTPGEYVVYVIGALLAVYFSVGAVFAPFFGVLAAVIGLWGADAYLDWQRAKRTEAFINQLPELTRVLANATQAGLAMRTALAMAAEELDDPAGEELMRVADQLTLGHSLDDALGALAERLPSRELVVLVTTVVLSNRAGGQVVSSLRNLTETLEERKETRREVTTLLSQVKVTALAVPLLGLSFLLLINGMRPGALDSMTASVAGQFAVVVAFGMYAVGFFLIRRMSRIRV